The nucleotide window ccaaatatattcagtttacaataataCAGAACAGAAAAGTAGCAGATCCACACATTGGAGAAGGTGTAATCAGAGTGGCTGCAAAGTCAAATGTCCTTGTTACTCATAGCAGAGATGGACAAAACTACCAAAAAATACAGACGCTTCTGCAAACATTGCCTTTaaactgttacaaataaaaagctACTGTACAAGAAAATGTACAAGTGTTTGACTTCATTCAGTCTAAATCCTCTGCTGACATCATGCCGGAGCCTGTCAGAcagatacattaaaaaaaaaaaaaaagcaaaacaaaacaaataaacatctGCTTTGCAGGAGCCGAGTACGATTTAATCTCTTATTCAAAcgaaaaagcaaatgaaaaagagggaaagtgCAACAAAGAAGAATCTGAATGCTGTCAGTTGGGTATGTTGAATGTCTCTAAATAGTACAGTACCCATAAGCCTCAGCGGCCACTGTCCATCCAGACCTGTGAAATCAGTTTCATAACATTCAAAACACTTCGTCCATGCAGTCAGGAACAAAACAGGAGCCTGAAACCCTCACAAGTGTCTTGCTATGCAATGCTCTCTGGGACTTGCAATttaattctctctttctgctgttaTGGACACAGTCGGTTAACTCTGACTTTCTCTTCGTTAGTAAAGGAAAATTTCTTCAACTTAGTGTTTCAGCAGGAGAACTGTCATGTGTCACTGAGCTGatctttctcttcctgctccGGCTGAAGCTGCAGAAACCCTGACATCATCCTCATGAACTGTTAGCTGTTGGTATGCCGCTAGTGATCTACTTGCCTCTATATTGGGATCAACAACAGGCATAATTATGGATATAGTGATATGTTGTCAGTGCATAGTATTTTTAACCCTTACTTGACCAACACTGTAATCATACAACCATCTTGATTTGTCTGATAATGTGAAGGTTTGCAAGTAAACATGGGAATGTCTCCCATCTCTACCATCCAACCCAGttgacatgaatgcagcattagcAAACCACTAAAGTATTACCTTTCATCAGTGACAGGTTCTGTCATGGAGTGATCATCTTCCAGTAGGACATTAGAAATACTAGGTTTACAGAACACCTGCCGGTGAAAAGCGGCAGCTGTCAGTGGAACATCAGTGACATGACGTCTACTTGGGATGGACAACTGGGATTAGTAATTCTgggatataaaaataaaaccggCTTGACTTGACATATGTTGGtagatcagcagcagcagacatcATGAGTGACATTTCAGAACTAAGTCGGTTCATATATAGGTGACATATCCATCAGCCACGTTTCAATCTCACGATCTGTCTACAGCTCTGTCCCATTTCAGGCTCCACTTCCTTCACAGACAATGTTGTATCGCTTCATCGAGGCTTTCCAAATCCTCCGGACATctttttgttgcatgtcaccAACGTCTGTTGCTATAGGGACACGATATGACCATGAAATCCTTCTAAAGGCAGTTCTTAGTGTTTTTAAGTTCTGATAGAGAAGAAACTGTACAAATATGACTCATTTTCAGGGGGCTAAACTTCTTAGTTCTTCACAactcctcctctgttcttcATGACAGTGTGGATCTatttcttcccctcctcctgctcctctttttcctcttcctcatctttctcttcctctctgcctcctgcaTCACCTCCTGCAGTCTCTTTCACGCTGCTGTTTTCTCCTCCATCCCCATCTTCATCACCACCGGCCTCATCCTCACCTCCTTTAGACTCTTCCTCATTGCCCTCCCCCGCACTCTgagaatacaaacacatattaCCCTTTAGTGTCACACCGATGAGATGTTTTCAGACAATCAAACCCTGctaaattttaacaaaacagcTGTTGTTATATCTAAACTAATCTTAGTCAGAGCAACTCACTCATGACTAACATTCGGTTCTTATCTGGCGGTTTTAAGTTTAAAGTCAAGGGACAGTGTGTGATGTGGCTCCAGATGTGTACCTGCTTCAAGCGGCTCCTCCTTCGGCTCGGGACCCGGGCCTTCATCCTCCGGGACAGCGCCAGCAGCTTGTTGtgtctctgcctcctcttcgCCTTCTCCGCCTCCTCTCTCCGCTTCTCCTCCGCATGGTCCGAGTCCGACTCGTCCTGCCGCTGCAACCTGCTCCGCTTCCTGGGCTGAACCATCCTTTTCGAGTGGCTCCTGTCCTCCTCGTCATCGTCGTCCTCATCATCGTCGTCCTCCTCCCCTGGGCTGGAGGACGAGGAGCTGTCGTCGCCTCCCAGGAACGAGCGCTTCCTGCGGGTCACGGAGCGGCTGTCGTCGCTGGAAGTCGCCCCGGACTCGCTCCGGTCCCGGTAATCCTGCTCGCTGTCGTCTTCCGGGGAGCTCTGGAAGTCGGACTGAGatccggaggaggaggaggagaaggagcctTCGTCACTGTCGTCCAGTATAGAGGCGGGCAGGCCAATCTGCCGTTTCTTCGATGCAGCCACCTTGGTTTTCCGCATCGACGCGAACATTTTCCGCTTGTACAAACTCTCCATGTCTGCACGCGGTACCGGAGACCAGtgacattaaacagaaaacGGGAAGCGGACTAAGTGTAAACAAGCTAACCGTGCAGCTAGCTGTCTTATACCGTCTGTGCGTCGCAACGACGAAAACAGCTAATGTCTGCTAATGTCAAAACCACAACGTAACATCTGAATTTtcttcagtgtatttttatttcgGACTCTTCTCAACGGAACCCTTTTGTCCGTATATGTTAAAGCAAAATTAGCGACCTAAAACCTGaacatttcagatatttccACCCAGTCCAGTtagctgtgtgttttattatggCTCCTGCATCTTCTTCACTGGAAAGAATTACAGCACATATTGTCAGAGCGCCCCCAAGGCAGAGCTTACACACTGATACTGCAGACTGAAAGATGATAAAAGCTGAGATCCGTCCTCATAAAGCAAGTCTATAAAATATGAcgtaaaaaaatgtaaaatcaaaaataatgaaattgaaaaagaaatctaaaactagaccaaaaataaaattagagacaaaataaaagaaagcatAATTGAAACAATAAGATAGCTGCACTGTATGGTATCCTATATAAAGAACCAAACTAACCTTTAGGTAAGCAGccagctgctctgtgtttgGCAGCCCCAACAGCAGGGacagccctataaatgcaaatgttcatGACTGACTGATAGtgacagtgagtgagtgataaagttacaccattggccaGCCGAATTCCGCCTGACTGAGTGCTGACACTACATCATTGGTCGGCCAaccgagtgttggagtttccccattcgctgtttctctttgaaaatgaattgcctcaaacagtttctattgcgtcatcagggggcgtttgcaggcagtgttgccaatttagcacctttgtcgctagatttactaactttagcgactttttttttaacgaaagaatctagcaacaaatctaCTGACTTGTTGGacaaactttagctactttccttACAAGAGAGTCGCCACTGTTGCCCCGCGAGTGCGAGTTCaggttttccctccacaggcacacctctctatgcttctcattcaattgaccatgtggcagctgacacagacgtgaatgagcctCTAGCTTTCTCTCCGACTGATCATTTAACAAGTAAATaaagccgaaatcacagcacagccgttgtctttcacttatgtgtgtggtgattctgtcagaagACGTCGAAGTCATAagatcaggattttagcagagcagagcagcagcttggaaacgaCTTGGAAGTGCCTGCTGGTTAACATGGAGTCTTAATGGGCCTGGTTTCAGtctctatttcatacttgtaccgttgtctgacaacagaaacagaaaaacatgtaaatgagaacagcttttagtgggaattcagctgtattaaataactgtatatgtgagagtaggagagaagaaaacataaaggggagtccagccatatactaggttttgacctattCTTGTTGCTTGTTAATATTGGATGCACCAATATAGCACATATGTACAGTGTTTTTTCAAAGATGATATTTTACATGTCCcagaaggaaaagcacaggtgtgaataaaaacataaatgatgACTGAATtgcatttagctgcttcagtttcagggtcctagTATTGTTCATCCAGACTCACTACCACGGTTTACTGGGTaacttgaatagaacagagccattgttaatgttataaGTAACATCTATGCTTTTAATATGATGACTAAGTTAAAatgtctgattttaaaaaggtctgattttaaaaaggtctgTTATAACTGAAATGAAGGGAACCTTAAGCAGTGCCGAATCTAAGATTTTAGCAAATATAAGGACAAAAGTGCATATTCCCCAACCTATCCAAGAAATGTGTGGTTAGCCACCAAAAAACTGGTTAGGGAAGAAAATCAAATGTTATCGTTTATTTTACCTCTTTAGTTATATTCTCTGTAAAGTTTATCTCTCTAAATTATAGTCTGAATGTTGTTTCAAAGCTGTCACTACAGTGAAAGCTTTGTAATCCTAAGGGAGAATAGCTGCAGACAGATAAGCAGGTAACTTGTAAAACCACTTTAGTATTTATCACTCTGTATGTCATTACCATGTTTTATATGTTATTGTCCTCTCTGATAATTGGCTtttcatcaataaaaaaaatactttcaaaatgaaaagaacaaattaaactgaaaatatataatGGTAAGTGTTTAAGCCTCTGTTAGttaatagttttggttttaaagcaCATTTACGGTATTGTTCAGATTCACTGCTCTCACCAGTGTTGTTTCCAGAAGCAGCagccagctgttttcagtaaaaaagctctgataaaccctcTGCTCACTACccgctcagcagcaaacagcagacagtcagTTAAGAgactaaagagccagatatttccctcaggagtcgatagagaccaaaaacagagcaaagcgtgtgtgaatattggacttagattcatcagctgaccagaaacacaactccagtgGGAAGATGATATTGCTCTGCTGGGCAGGGAAGTGGGCAGCTgcttgctaacatgttagccacaACAACTTTATCAGGTGATAGCATTGTGGGTTAGGGTTGTGAGTCTGACAGACTATTGTGGAGCTATTCTGCCCCTTAGAGGCCTGGAAAAATCtctgaatgcagctttaagaaagAAACCAGCTCTCAGATGAAACTTTTACTGggattttaatgttaatatgaaTTTGCAACAGGTTGGTGAGTTTTCACTGCTTGTATCACGTCATGAAAATGTTGACATATTTATTAGATTCTGAAATAATCTTCATCAGTAAATGAGCAAACTGAATGTCTAATGACCTCTGACCCATCGAGTGTCCTCTTATCAAGTCTTCAGTCAGGACTTCTGTGCCAGGAGCGTGCTCAGTTTGATCTTCCCATCCATAGAGGCAGTCAGGCAGGTGCCACAGTCCACTGCAGAGCACCAATCAACTGTCACTACCGGCGCTTTGTGCCCACCCAGCGACAGCACACTATCCAGAGCCTGATCCCCATTGGTCAGCTGGAAGAGGGAAGGATGGAAAGCGGGATAGGTTagcaaatcaaaatgtaaaacatttaaacgAAAATATGAATTTCGATTCAGcaagagaaacaaacactgatGTTCAGgagaaatgttaaataaaaataaataacttaaaaataagtaaaagtacttaaagAATTAAATGCACTaataaaattacacacacacacacacacacacacacacacacacacacacacatatatatatataatatgacTAAACATAACAAAttgtacaaatgaaaataagtaGATTTAACCAGTAAAAACCTCACTGTTACTGATCTTCATTTTACTTCCTATTTAAAAGCCAACAGAAAACCAAATAGCATCAAAAAGATACCACATGAAAAGCTACTTATCAttaatatgatataaaaaaaatgatggaattATTATTCAATACAAATAAgattactgaaaataaaacattaacaaatacataaaagaaTCAGTAACAATATCCACAATATAACATTTAAAGGGCCTTGAACAAGtgtagatataaatataaacattcaaaataatttcaagtTTAACCAGAACTGTCGAGTTTGGATTAGAGGTGGGCTGATAATGATGAAGGTGAAGATGAAGGTCTTTACTCTGTATATGAGTCCTCCGGTGCTGGAACAGGTCAAGACGTGTTGTCCTTCAGAGTCGAAGGCGAAGAGTCGACCTCGAGGAACCTGAACCtgaaagagagaacaagaggTCATTCTTGttacattcatttttgaaaatctattttattcttttacatAGTTTTATATCCGcagcatttattttcttgtgacCTAATTTACTACAGTCTACAGTAGTAGTACCATCGTCCTGTTGTTTAATAGTCCTTCACTTTCactattgtgtttgtttgtgatagAGCAAGTGGGTGTTTTGTGACTCTATTTGTTCCACTTGTTTTGGACAATGTTAATCACAGCAACCCCAGAGGGTCGGAAAGCCTCGTGCTTCAGAGTATATGTCAGAAATCTCTCTAACACCTTCAGTGAACTGTCTAgatttatgtttgtgtgagtgctTAATAACCAATGTTGCTTTTCTTCTATTGTGTGTGCGTACAGATTTCCTTAATACAACGCACCCAACTGCATGCAGAAACACTGATAATGGAGTAAATTGACTGTTAGTACATTAGTATACAAATAAATGTGTCGACgaatgcatgtttttatttcttcatttacttTCTTATGACATGATTCACTGATTTACTCCATATTGACTCAGATTTGGTCCTGTTCACTTATAATGTTGCCGAAAACTTTGTCATCCTGTTCTCTAGTGCTGTACTGGTCTACTGCAGGGAGGTAATGTTCACATCAGTTCTCATGGTATGTTTTGTATAAAACAAACTAATGCTGAAGCAGTCTGGGAGGTAAACCAGTTATTTCCATGGTAACACTGCCTACCTGTTTGTATCCGCTATACCCTGACAGGACAAAAGGTCCGGTGGCGTCCTGAGGTAAAACCTGCTCCGATTGCTTCACCCCACACCGATGGATGTTCCACTGGAtgaactgaacacacacacacacacacacacacacacacacacacacacacacacacacacacacacacacacacacacacacacacacacacacacacacacacacacacacacacacacacagagtcgtTGTCTCTGGTTTGAAGTAGACTTGAAAaaggttcttttttttggttccacTCTGACTAAACTGCTTGCAACTAGCTACTGCTGTGTGTTCTGATAGTTGTTATATCTGGTATTCTCTGCAAATTTTCTACAAAAGCGAGTTTCGGGGGACAGACTCAGTCATGCCCAGTCTCACTGTGTTGCTAATGCAGTCTTAGCTGTGTGAAGATCACAGATGAATAAGTCCTCAGCTGTATGATAACTGGAACTTAGTATTTGAACAAAGGGCAACGCTGCAACATCAGCCCTCATGCTCAGCACTCCTCATGTTAAAACCTCATTCGCGTACAGATTGGAGAGCCTACCTGTGCGAGTCCACCAAGCAAGGCCAACAACAGGCCATGTCTCCAGACAAGACCACAATCTCAAACCTTAATTCAGCTCAAATTGATAACTAGAGACTGGTCTCACTACTACACTTGAAGAGTCCAAGTGTCACTTTCTTTCCACTGGGGAACCGCATAGTTTTTCTTACCACACAATGATCATACCCACTCTATTTGTCCTTCCTACCAGACAACCTGAATGTTTCAGCTCAAGTCTCAGTCTGCCTCTATGATATCTCAAAATGGATGATGAAACACCACCTTAGACTCAGTCTCTGTAAGACTGAACGTCCCTCTGGCAGGGCTGCCAGCATGCACTTTAACAACTCCGCAAATGGTCCAAAATGCGGCAGCATGTCTTGGCCTTCAACCAGCCAAACACAGCTCATGTCACTCCACTTTTCATTACTCTCCACTGGCTCCGTTGCTGCTCACTTTCAGTTCAAAGCACTTATGCTCGCCTACAGAGTAGCCCCTAACACAGCACCCACCTATCTGAGTTCCCTCATTCAGGTGTTTTAGCTGTTTCATTCACTACGGTCTGCAAATGAACTCAGACTAGTCCTTCCGTCACTGTGAGGCAGGAAATCTCAATCCAACCTCTTCCCCTGCTCTTCTCCTTGGTGGTAGACCAAGTTTATCAAACTCAATTCGGTCAGGAGAAtccctttctctcttcaaaCATGGCTTGAAGGCCTACCTCTGCTGAGAGTATTTTTACTCACTTAATAagtcccttctctctccctttatgTCTCGATCCTACTCCAGCtctttttaggaaaaaaaaaaagttacttcaTGTACCTGCAATCCTAGTGGCACTTGTGTAAGGTGGATCGTGGAATTGAGCACTGACACACTTTTTCTCTAGGACTTCTCCTTGATCTACTGTGGCTTGGATTTGTACTGCATTTATAtgtcactttggacaaaagcagcTCCcaaatgtataaatgaaaatgtaaatttacagtttattcatttcactgcaacatttaaatatatttttaacaatatatAATTGTGGGATCTGTTGACATTCTGTCCACCAtgatgggtttttaaaaaaataaac belongs to Xiphias gladius isolate SHS-SW01 ecotype Sanya breed wild chromosome 20, ASM1685928v1, whole genome shotgun sequence and includes:
- the LOC120806772 gene encoding cilia- and flagella-associated protein 251-like isoform X1, yielding MNICIYRAVPAVGAAKHRAAGCLPKDMESLYKRKMFASMRKTKVAASKKRQIGLPASILDDSDEGSFSSSSSGSQSDFQSSPEDDSEQDYRDRSESGATSSDDSRSVTRRKRSFLGGDDSSSSSSPGEEDDDDEDDDDEEDRSHSKRMVQPRKRSRLQRQDESDSDHAEEKRREEAEKAKRRQRHNKLLALSRRMKARVPSRRRSRLKQSAGEGNEEESKGGEDEAGGDEDGDGGENSSVKETAGGDAGGREEEKDEEEEKEEQEEGKK
- the LOC120806772 gene encoding cilia- and flagella-associated protein 251-like isoform X2, whose translation is MESLYKRKMFASMRKTKVAASKKRQIGLPASILDDSDEGSFSSSSSGSQSDFQSSPEDDSEQDYRDRSESGATSSDDSRSVTRRKRSFLGGDDSSSSSSPGEEDDDDEDDDDEEDRSHSKRMVQPRKRSRLQRQDESDSDHAEEKRREEAEKAKRRQRHNKLLALSRRMKARVPSRRRSRLKQSAGEGNEEESKGGEDEAGGDEDGDGGENSSVKETAGGDAGGREEEKDEEEEKEEQEEGKK